A portion of the Cryptomeria japonica chromosome 5, Sugi_1.0, whole genome shotgun sequence genome contains these proteins:
- the LOC131076597 gene encoding copalyl diphosphate synthase 1-like has translation MYIDDDIARVRRLFSDIKRRHTSVSAYDTAWVAMVPSVANSKLPQFPQCLSWIIENQLWDGSWGLLDLPYIKDRLSHTLACLIALRTWNLGAENVEMGLRFIKENIGKIASEDRYNPPGFDLIFTAMLEDARDLCLELPYDSPPIKMMFTKREEILESIEINHMNEYDKSLIFIVEGIRRIVDWDKVLRHQNKNGSLFHSPSATACALMHTRNFSCLKYLNSILENLENKVPSAYPLNLVTGLSMVNSLESLGIARHFKSEIKQALDDVYRRWTENEMIEGISSASDIINMSISFRILRWNGYDVSPDVFLSYMKNSDFLLSLENSSQAVTALLNLYKASQLMFPGETILEEAKSFSQKYLENITMDDQNTVLKDLEKEVKYALDVPRMACLERIEHLRYMNTFGFDDIWIGKTSYRMPFISKDCFLTLAKKDYNICQTAQQEDLKKLEKWSADCKLGDLHFARQKLVACYFSAASTLFSPEMSTARIVWTKIAILTVLMDDFYDVEGSIEEIRCFVEAVRRWDTTGKCNYSDNVKILFSAIYNTVNDIAQAAWAFQGRDISTQLKEIWYRFAISMMKEAEWTKSGFIPSMQEYIENGKTTIGLEPIIFPSLYFVGPELSEQTILHHEYSSLMQLINTCGRLLNDIQSYKREIKQGKLNSVSLFMKEYPGTSVEDATEWVRLTVNENTQKLLRNLLQPSVLPRDCKQLYWNMLKIIQLFYLNTDEFTSPTTMLEHIKAVLFDPAL, from the exons GTTTCTGCTTATGATACAGCTTGGGTAGCTATGGTCCCTTCTGTGGCAAACTCAAAATTACCACAGTTCCCACAGTGCCTTTCATGGATAATAGAAAATCAACTTTGGGATGGATCTTGGGGATTATTAGATTTGCCCTATATTAAAGACCGATTGTCTCACACTCTGGCATGCCTTATAGCACTTAGAACATGGAATCTTGGTGCTGAAAATGTAGAAATGG GTTTGAGATTTATAAAAGAGAATATTGGAAAGATAGCCAGCGAGGACAGATATAATCCCCCAGGCTTTGATCTGATCTTCACTGCCATGTTAGAAGATGCAAGAGACTTGTGTTTGGAACTCCCTTATGACTCACCTCCTATAAAAATGATGTTCACTAAGCGAGAAGAAATCCTGGAAAG CATTGAAATAAACCATATGAATGAGTATGACAAATCCCTCATATTCATAGTTGAGGGTATTCGGAGGATAGTTGATTGGGACAAAGTTTTAAGACATCAGAACAAGAATGGTTCGCTCTTCCATTCTCCCTCTGCAACTGCTTGTGCTCTAATGCACACAAGGAACTTCAGCTGCCTTAAGTATTTGAATTCAATACTAGAAAATTTGGAGAACAAAG TGCCTAGTGCTTATCCCCTAAATTTGGTTACTGGTCTCTCAATGGTAAATAGCTTGGAAAGCTTAGGTATAGCAAGACATTTCAAAAGTGAGATAAAACAAGCTCTAGACGATGTCTACAG ACGCTGGACAGAGAATGAAATGATTGAGGGAATATCATCAGCATCAGACATAATTAACATGTCTATCAGTTTCAGGATTTTGCGGTGGAATGGATATGATGTATCTCCAG ATGTCTTTCTCAGTTACATGAAGAATAGTGACTTCCTACTGTCTCTAGAAAACAGCAGCCAAGCTGTTACAGCATTGCTGAATTTGTACAAAGCATCTCAGTTGATGTTCCCAGGTGAAACAATTCTTGAAGAAGCAAAATCCTTCTCCCAAAAATAccttgaaaatattacaatggatgaCCAAAATACAGTCCTCAAAGACCTTGAGAAAGAG GTTAAGTATGCACTGGATGTCCCTCGGATGGCTTGTTTGGAGAGAATAGAGCATCTAAGATACATGAAtacatttggttttgatgatatTTGGATTGGAAAGACATCTTACAG GATGCCCTTTATAAGCAAGGATTGCTTTTTAACTTTAGCCAAAAAAGACTACAATATCTGCCAAACAGCCCAGCAGGAAGACTTAAAGAAGTTGGAAAA ATGGAGTGCAGACTGTAAACTTGGTGACCTACACTTTGCTCGACAAAAGCTTGTAGCCTGCTATTTTTCTGCTGCCTCAACACTTTTTAGCCCTGAAATGTCTACTGCTCGCATCGTGTGGACTAAGATTGCCATTCTCACTGTACTAATGGATGACTTTTATGATGTCGAGGGTTCCATTGAAGAGATTCGATGTTTTGTTGAAGCTGTTAGGAG GTGGGATACAACAGGGAAATGTAATTATTCAGACAATGTGAAAATTCTGTTCTCTGCAATTTATAACACTGTCAATGATATTGCTCAAGCTGCCTGGGCTTTCCAAGGCAGGGACATCAGCACCCAGTTAAAAGAAATT TGGTACAGATTTGCAATCTCAATGATGAAGGAGGCGGAATGGACAAAATCTGGATTTATACCATCGATGCAGGAATACATTgaaaatggaaaaacaacaatCGGCCTAGAACCAATTATCTTTCCATCACTCTATTTTGTAGGACCTGAACTTTCAGAGCAAACCATCTTGCATCATGAGTACAGCAGTCTTATGCAACTCATCAATACTTGTGGGCGCCTTTTGAATGACATTCAGAGCTACAAG AGGGAGATCAAGCAAGGAAAGCTCAACTCTGTGTCATTGTTCATGAAAGAGTATCCAGGGACATCTGTTGAGGATGCTACTGAGTGGGTTAGACTAACTGTAAATGAAAACACACAAAAACTACTCAGAAACTTGCTGCAACCAAGTGTTCTGCCTCGTGATTGCAAGCAGTTATATTGGAATATGCTCAAAATTATCCAACTCTTCTATCTCAACACAGACGAATTCACATCTCCCACTACCATGCTTGAACATATAAAGGCAGTTCTTTTTGATCCTGCCTTATAA